Proteins encoded within one genomic window of Anastrepha ludens isolate Willacy chromosome 4, idAnaLude1.1, whole genome shotgun sequence:
- the LOC128861073 gene encoding integrin-linked protein kinase, with protein MEDIFHWCREGNSIQVRLWLEDTGNDMNLGDDHGFSPLHWCAKEGHTKLVETLIQRGARVNATNMGDDIPLHLAAAHGHRDIVQLLIRERSDVNAVNEHGNTPLHYACFWGYDLICEDLVNAGAIVSIANKDNDTPLDKAKPGLSKRLHDLAERNGHDIKKISFKEQSWLGTKTRSRDATLSRFKGINLGELDLQSKIAVTPSGETWRGRWQKNDVIAKILAVRHCTARISRDFNEEFPKLRIFSHPNILPIIGACNQPPNLITISQFMTRGSLFNLLHRATGIVVDTAQAVRCALDIARGMAYLHSLERIIPTYHLNSHHVMIDDDLTARINMGDAKFSFQEKGRIYQPAWMSPEALQRKPSDRNWEACDMWSFAIILWELTTREVPFAEWSPMECGMKIALEGLRVKIPPGTSSHMAKLITICMNEDAGKRPKFDMVIPILDKMKR; from the exons ATGGAGGATATATTTCATTGGTGCCGTGAGGGAAACTCGATACAAGTGCGCCTTTGGCTGGAAGATACGGGCAATGATATGAATTTAGG TGACGATCATGGCTTTAGCCCTCTGCACTGGTGTGCCAAAGAAGGTCACACAAAATTGGTGGAAACTCTAATACAACGTGGTGCGCGCGTTAATGCTACCAACATGGGTGACGATATTCCTCTACATCTAGCCGCTGCTCATGGCCATCGCGATATAGTCCAACTG CTAATACGTGAGCGATCGGATGTGAATGCTGTCAATGAACATGGCAATACACCACTCCACTATGCCTGCTTTTGGGGTTACGATTTGATTTGTGAGGATTTGGTGAATGCCGGAGCTATAGTCTCCATCGCCAACAAGGACAACGATACACCATTGGATAAAGCAAAGCCTGGTTTGTCAAAGCGTCTGCATGATTTGGCAGAACGCAACGGTCATGACATCAAGAAAATAAGCTTTAAAGAGCAAAGTTGGTTGGGCACCAAGACCCGGTCACGCGATGCCACACTCTCCCGCTTTAAGGGCATAAATTTGGGCGAACTAGATTTGCAATCGAAAATAGCTGTAACACCATCCGGCGAGACATGGCGTGGGCGTTGGCAAAAGAATGATGTTATTGcaaag ATTCTAGCGGTGCGTCATTGTACAGCGCGCATATCGCGTGATTTTAACGAGGAGTTTCCGAAATTACGTATCTTCTCACATCCGAATATATTGCCAATAATTGGGGCTTGCAATCAGCCGCCAAATCTAATTACAATTAGCCAA TTTATGACCCGTGGCTCGCTCTTTAATTTGCTGCACCGCGCCACTGGTATTGTTGTGGATACAGCGCAAGCAGTGCGTTGCGCCTTGGACATAGCGCGCGGTATGGCATATCTGCATTCGTTGGAACGCATTATTCCCACATATCATCTAAACAGTCACCACGTCATG ATCGATGATGACCTTACAGCACGTATTAATATGGGCGATGCGAAATTTTCGTTCCAAGAGAAAGGACGCATTTATCAGCCGGCTTGGATGTCGCCCGAGGCATTGCAACGTAAGCCGTCCGATCGGAATTGGGAAGCGTGTGATATGTGGAGTTTTGCAATCATTTTATGGGAATTAACTACACGTGAAGTGCCTTTTGCCGAATGGTCGCCCATGGAATGTGGCATGAAGATTGCCCTGGAAGGTCTGCGTGTTAAAATACCACCCGGCACTTCGTCGCATATGGCTAAGCTGATTACAATTTGCATGAATGAGGATGCCGGGAAGCGACCGAAATTCGATATGGTTATACCGATTTTGGATAAGATGAAACGTTAA
- the LOC128860150 gene encoding multifunctional methyltransferase subunit TRM112-like protein — MRLSTYNFLTSKAIKGVKDGYPLKLTIVKKDIVESEFNPTFIGRLLPRLDWLGIRLAAEILELSDIPPKQPANIAEDEELLKKLHHLLLEIDVLEGQLECPETGRVFPITDGIPNMLLNEDEV; from the exons ATGAGACTCAGTACCTACAACTTCTTAACATCCAAGGCGATAAAAGGAGTAAAGGATGGATATCCATTAAAATTGACG ATAGTTAAAAAGGATATTGTTGAAAGTGAATTCAATCCAACATTCATAGGACGTTTACTACCCCGACTTGACTGGCTGGGAATACGTTTAGCTGCGGAAATA cttgaaTTAAGTGACATTCCCCCGAAGCAACCAGCAAACATAGCTGAAGAtgaagaattattaaaaaaactgcatCATTTGTTGCTAGAAATCGATGTGCTAGAAGGGCAGTTGGAATGTCCTGAAACGGGACGTGTTTTCCCCATTACGGATGGCATACCGAACATGCTGCTAAATGAAGATGAAGTTTAA